CTGGCGACGCAAGCGCTGACAGCTTTTGACTGGTTGAGCGAGGATCGCCTGCTACAGCAGACGACGTTTGCCGACGGCACGCGACTGCTGGCCAATTTCGACGCCGCTCCACGCAATTGGCTGGGCCGGACGTTATTGGCACAAAGCCTGACTGCGCTGTTGCCGGACGGTAGCGACAGTCAGTATCAGGTCCAGGCGGCGCCTTGATTCAGACTTTGCGCCACACGCTCGCCAGCCACGGCTGCTGCTCACGCGGCAACCCGGCGGGGCGGTAGTAATGCTCAAGCTCGACAAAACCCGCCGTCGTCAGCAACCCACGCCAGGCCTCCAGATCGTGATAAGAGCCGTAACGCGGGCCGTTCCAGCCTTCCCGGTTGTCCCCGCGCGGATTGGAGCTGAACAGCACGCCGCCCGGTTTCAGGGTGCCGTGCAGTTGCCCTAGCACTTGCGGCAAAACCTGCAACGGCACATGAAACAGCACGGCATTGGCAAAGATCCCGTCGAAGCGCTCCGCCGGCAGATCAAGCTTGAGAAAGTCCTGCTGCCAGACTTCGCAACCGCTGTCCTCGCGGGCCATGCGCGCGAATTCCTGCGAGCCATCGAGGCCGATCGCGACGTGGCCCATGCGCGTGAAAGCCTGTAAATCCCGGCCCGGGCCGCAGCCGAAATCCAGAATCGTCAACGGCGCCGCGCCGGGGATATGGCGCAGCAAGGCTTCAATGTTCTGGCTGACATCGTGGTCGCGAGTGCCCTCACGGAAATCCTCGGCCACCGAGTTGTAATGACCCAGTGTCGTGGCGGTGATCTGTTCGAGGTCGCTGGGCGTCTGCTTCATGATCGATGCTGTATTGGCGATGAGAGAGCGGACTATAAGCTTTTTCACCGGCAAAAAAACGCCGCCTGCGCTGGCGACAGCACAGGCGGCGATGGTGGCCAGGCCTCAGTGCTGCTTCGCTCCAAGACAGTCGATCGAACGGTCCATCATTGCCTTGGCCATTTCCAGCAAATGCCAGACCGAGAACACCATGGCTCGATCCGCGCCCCCGAGCTGGTCACCGCATTGATGGACGGTCACCGAAGCGCAGCGCAGCAGATCGGCAACATACAACTGGGCGTCCTCCAGCGTCACATCCTCGCTGATGCTGTAGACGCGTTTCTGTCCCGCCAACGTGACCTGAGTGCCTGCCAGGTGCGAGTCGACGGCGCGGCACAGTGCAGAGCGATCCTTGAGCAAATCCTCGGTGAACCGCTTGCTGGAGGTAAGGCTGAGTGGCGGATCGGCAAGATTTTTTTCCATGGGTAAACTCCTGACTTCAAGTGGGAGCCAACCATTTCGCGACTAAACGAGCAGGACGGCGGCTGCACGCAGATCAGTCGCCGGCCGCCAGTTATCGGCGCACTCGAAAGTGCCCTGCGCACAGCCAATCGGGTAGCTCAAAGCCTCTGCCGAGGTCAGGCCTGACTGCACGCCCAGCGAATCCGGACAACGGAATCCGGTCACTGCAAAACAGTGACGAGCGGAGATTAGCTACCGGATATTTCGGGTACAAGCGGGCAAATTATTCTAGGAATCGTCCTGCAAACCCGCGTGGTTCGGGCTGGCGAAACGATAAAACCTGTGTAGGAAATATCTGAATTTTGCTAAGGGCGTTGCCTTGATTTGTGCGATCACCTGCTCAGCAGGTGGTGGCCACCTGCCGCTATCGACCTTAGCGCTTATTCAGTCCGCGCGCCAGTCTGGCCCAGCGTTCACTGACAACCGGGATTCGCGCAATACAAGCCAAGAGGCCGGCGAGCACTTGCGATGAACACAGGGCAGCACCTGATAGTTCTTACAGTATCGACACTCGGAAAAAACGCTCATTCTTCACCCAAAGATGAGCAAGGGCGCTTGTGACCATGAATGTTCACCACGACACCGCCACGCCGACGCTTTCAGTCATCGACCCTCGTTTGCTGGCGATCCGCAGCGTCGGTTATTGCCGGCATCCGGATGCACCCGCCATCGAATCGCGCATCACCCGGCAGATCTTTGATGAGGCGGGGCGTCAGGTAGCGTCGTGGGATCAGCGTTTGTACGGCGTTGCGCCCAAGCCGAATCTGGCCACACTCTACGCATTGAGCGGTCAAGAGTTACTCACAGACAGCGTCGACGCCGGTTGGCAGGTGCGGCTGTTGAATGAAGCGGGTTCGATGTGTTCTGGCTGGGATGCGCGGGGCAGCCAGAGTCATCGCCAATACGATGATCTGCAGCGACCGCTAGCCCTCACCGAGCAGGCACAGGACGGGCAGTCTCGCGTGGTCGAGCGCTGGATCTATGGAAAAGCCACCGATGATCGCGCGCTGCACAACCAGTGCGGTCGACCGATCCGCCACGACGACCCGGCCGGCAATCGGCACTTCGATGATTACGGCCTCGGCGGTGCAGTGGTGGTGGAGTCGCGACGGTTTTTGATCGAACTCGAGACACCTGACTGGCCACTCGATCCCGACCGTCGAGATGCCTGTCTTGAGGAAACAACGTACGTCACCCGGCAGACTTTCAC
This genomic interval from Pseudomonas koreensis contains the following:
- a CDS encoding DUF6124 family protein, with translation MEKNLADPPLSLTSSKRFTEDLLKDRSALCRAVDSHLAGTQVTLAGQKRVYSISEDVTLEDAQLYVADLLRCASVTVHQCGDQLGGADRAMVFSVWHLLEMAKAMMDRSIDCLGAKQH
- a CDS encoding class I SAM-dependent DNA methyltransferase; this translates as MKQTPSDLEQITATTLGHYNSVAEDFREGTRDHDVSQNIEALLRHIPGAAPLTILDFGCGPGRDLQAFTRMGHVAIGLDGSQEFARMAREDSGCEVWQQDFLKLDLPAERFDGIFANAVLFHVPLQVLPQVLGQLHGTLKPGGVLFSSNPRGDNREGWNGPRYGSYHDLEAWRGLLTTAGFVELEHYYRPAGLPREQQPWLASVWRKV